A region of Candidatus Methylomirabilota bacterium DNA encodes the following proteins:
- a CDS encoding branched-chain amino acid ABC transporter permease: MDQIVIQTINGLVNGMVLALVASGLTLIFGIMDIVNFAHGDLMMLGAFVGATALTVSGSFWVALAAAALTIALLGALLQVTTLRPLIGRDPLTTILATFGISLVLQKYALWQWGPSVRRITEPVPGDFDLFYLQYPWYRIATAVMAGLIIGGLWLFLKYGKFGIWIRATTQDRIMAQAMGIPVPWVHTGVFAIGAAMAAASGVLFGPFAGVTQTMGFDFTLRAFIVVVVGGMGNLGGSILAAIFVSLVEAYASLVVSPAQAVIVSFVVLVLTMLFRPTGLFVPTPK; the protein is encoded by the coding sequence ATGGATCAAATCGTCATCCAGACCATCAACGGCCTCGTCAACGGCATGGTGCTGGCCTTGGTGGCGTCCGGGCTCACGCTGATCTTTGGCATCATGGATATCGTCAACTTCGCCCACGGCGACCTCATGATGCTGGGGGCCTTCGTGGGGGCCACCGCCCTGACCGTCTCCGGCAGTTTCTGGGTGGCGCTGGCCGCGGCGGCGTTGACCATCGCCCTGCTGGGCGCCCTGCTCCAGGTCACGACGCTCCGTCCCCTCATCGGCCGAGACCCGCTCACGACGATCCTGGCCACCTTCGGGATCTCGCTCGTGCTCCAGAAGTACGCGCTGTGGCAGTGGGGACCATCGGTGCGCCGGATCACCGAGCCGGTGCCCGGAGACTTCGACCTCTTCTACCTGCAGTATCCCTGGTACCGCATCGCCACCGCGGTGATGGCCGGGCTCATCATCGGCGGCCTCTGGCTCTTCTTGAAGTACGGCAAGTTCGGTATCTGGATCCGGGCCACCACGCAGGATCGCATCATGGCCCAGGCCATGGGCATCCCGGTGCCCTGGGTCCACACCGGGGTCTTCGCCATCGGCGCGGCGATGGCGGCGGCTAGCGGCGTTCTGTTCGGTCCGTTCGCCGGGGTCACCCAGACGATGGGCTTCGACTTCACGCTCCGCGCCTTCATCGTCGTGGTGGTGGGGGGCATGGGCAACCTGGGCGGGTCGATCCTGGCCGCCATCTTCGTCAGCCTGGTCGAGGCCTACGCGTCGCTCGTCGTGAGCCCCGCGCAGGCGGTGATCGTCTCGTTCGTCGTGCTGGTCCTCACCATGCTGTTCCGGCCCACGGGGTTGTTCGTGCCGACGCCCAAGTAA
- a CDS encoding ABC transporter ATP-binding protein, which produces MLILDDVHAHYGKSHILHGVSLEVGPGEVVGLIGRNGVGKTTTLKAIMGLARRTGGRIAFEGRDVAGLPTHALAGLGIAWVPEERRIFRLLTVLENLRTGLDRPGVGEQKRQQLLDRVYERFPILRERRRQAGGTLSGGEQQMLAIARAMMLEPKIILLDEPTEGLMPRMVSQIREIVHALHRDGVAILLVEQNVPLTLEAAQRVYIMEKGVVRHHAPAAELRADPRVIHEYLGV; this is translated from the coding sequence ATGCTGATCCTCGACGACGTCCACGCGCACTACGGGAAGTCCCACATTCTCCACGGGGTGTCCCTGGAGGTCGGCCCGGGAGAAGTCGTCGGCTTGATCGGTCGGAACGGGGTCGGCAAAACGACGACGCTCAAGGCGATCATGGGTCTGGCGCGCCGGACGGGTGGCCGCATCGCCTTCGAGGGGCGCGACGTGGCCGGGCTGCCGACGCATGCGCTGGCCGGGCTGGGGATCGCCTGGGTCCCGGAGGAGCGGCGCATCTTTCGCCTGCTCACGGTCCTCGAGAACCTCCGCACCGGACTGGACCGTCCCGGCGTCGGCGAGCAGAAGCGGCAGCAGTTACTGGACAGGGTCTACGAGCGCTTCCCCATCCTCCGCGAGCGGCGCCGCCAGGCCGGGGGCACGCTCTCCGGCGGCGAGCAGCAGATGCTGGCCATCGCCCGGGCCATGATGCTGGAGCCAAAGATCATCTTGCTGGACGAGCCAACCGAGGGGCTCATGCCCCGCATGGTGTCTCAGATCCGGGAGATCGTGCACGCGCTGCACCGCGACGGTGTCGCCATCCTGCTCGTCGAGCAGAACGTCCCTCTCACGCTGGAGGCGGCCCAGCGCGTCTACATCATGGAGAAGGGGGTGGTCCGTCACCATGCCCCGGCTGCAGAACTACGCGCCGACCCGCGCGTGATCCACGAATACCTGGGGGTCTAG
- a CDS encoding ABC transporter ATP-binding protein, with the protein MSLPHSPGRHGAAPGNGEPDVPILRTEALSVYFGGLAALNNVSIAVPTGQIRGIIGPNGAGKSTLFNCITGVLRPTGGRIIFRGDDIAGLPPHAICRKAIARSYQITNILPGATVLENVRIAAQARHHNWSMLRHHRAYGDVIDRARAILRDVALGAKEDEVASNLSHGEQRNLEIGIALATEPRLLCLDEPTAGMSVAETHATVDLIRRIAQDLTVIIVEHDMEVVMGLAHAITVLNYGEVLAEGTPGEIQANARVQEVYLKT; encoded by the coding sequence ATGAGCCTCCCGCACTCCCCCGGCCGCCACGGAGCGGCTCCCGGCAACGGTGAGCCGGACGTCCCCATCCTCCGCACCGAGGCGCTGAGCGTGTACTTCGGCGGTCTGGCGGCGCTGAACAACGTGTCCATCGCCGTTCCCACCGGGCAGATCCGCGGCATCATCGGTCCCAACGGCGCCGGCAAGTCCACCCTCTTCAACTGCATCACCGGCGTGTTGCGGCCGACCGGTGGCCGGATCATCTTCCGGGGCGATGACATCGCGGGCTTGCCCCCCCATGCCATCTGCCGGAAGGCGATCGCCCGCTCGTACCAGATCACCAATATCCTGCCCGGCGCCACCGTGCTCGAGAACGTCAGGATCGCGGCCCAGGCCCGCCACCACAACTGGAGCATGCTCCGTCACCACCGGGCGTACGGGGACGTCATCGACCGCGCCCGGGCGATCCTGCGCGACGTCGCCCTCGGCGCCAAGGAGGACGAGGTGGCCTCCAACCTCTCCCACGGGGAGCAGCGGAATCTGGAGATCGGCATCGCGCTGGCCACCGAGCCGCGGCTGCTGTGCCTCGACGAGCCGACGGCAGGCATGAGCGTGGCCGAGACCCACGCCACCGTGGACCTGATCCGCCGGATCGCCCAGGATCTGACCGTCATCATCGTGGAGCACGACATGGAGGTGGTGATGGGCCTGGCTCACGCCATCACCGTGCTGAACTACGGTGAGGTGCTGGCCGAGGGAACACCGGGCGAGATCCAGGCCAACGCTCGAGTCCAGGAGGTCTATCTCAAGACCTGA
- a CDS encoding ABC transporter substrate-binding protein, giving the protein MAERWQDEPWAQAMWWSGKKTRRRFLSLSAAAAGALGATMLVPPPWREAFGQAKPYKIGTMQPLSGTAAAGGKTALVGTQMAVERINKSGGLNGRPIELLVADYESKPDVGRRKAEKLVVEDQVDVMEGGYLSNVCLACMPVYEEHRIVNMIGVCLDTTITTTKCSRYTFRPFDYAPAQAVAISPYLVSKMGKRWHIAYLDYAWGQSTRDAYIDQIKKSGGSVVGTTGIPLGTADMAPFVSRITGNFDGLFGIFFGANAVNFTSAAYDLGITKKYKYAGDGAIAESTHLPALGQKIEGFIGINRYVPVLDPPLNTPHHKKFFDEAVAALKKIDPSGPLPDRYVQSNFEAINFLKLGIQKSGFRGRQDTMKLIEALEGMEAKESDDFPQGDKTLRKEDHQAFIREFIFTIQNGKHKIVQVIPKEKTLFPPACKFA; this is encoded by the coding sequence ATGGCGGAACGGTGGCAAGACGAACCCTGGGCCCAAGCCATGTGGTGGAGCGGTAAGAAGACGCGCCGCCGGTTCCTCTCGCTCTCTGCCGCCGCGGCGGGGGCGCTGGGGGCCACGATGCTCGTGCCCCCACCGTGGCGTGAGGCCTTCGGCCAGGCCAAGCCGTACAAAATCGGCACGATGCAGCCGCTGTCCGGGACGGCTGCCGCCGGTGGCAAGACCGCCCTGGTGGGCACCCAGATGGCCGTCGAGCGGATCAACAAGTCCGGCGGCCTCAACGGCCGGCCCATCGAGCTGCTGGTGGCCGACTACGAGTCCAAGCCTGACGTGGGCCGCCGCAAGGCGGAGAAGCTCGTGGTCGAGGATCAGGTCGACGTGATGGAAGGCGGCTATCTGTCGAACGTCTGTCTGGCCTGCATGCCGGTCTACGAAGAGCACCGCATCGTCAACATGATCGGCGTGTGTCTGGACACGACCATCACGACCACCAAGTGCAGCCGCTATACGTTCCGGCCGTTCGACTACGCCCCGGCCCAGGCCGTCGCCATCTCGCCGTACCTGGTGAGCAAGATGGGCAAGCGCTGGCACATCGCCTACCTGGACTACGCGTGGGGCCAATCCACCCGCGACGCCTATATCGACCAGATCAAGAAGAGCGGGGGGTCCGTCGTCGGCACGACCGGTATCCCGCTGGGCACCGCCGACATGGCGCCGTTCGTGTCCAGGATCACCGGCAACTTCGACGGGCTGTTCGGCATTTTCTTCGGGGCCAACGCCGTCAACTTCACCAGCGCCGCCTACGATCTCGGGATCACCAAGAAGTACAAGTACGCCGGGGACGGGGCCATCGCGGAATCCACGCACTTGCCGGCCCTCGGGCAGAAGATCGAAGGCTTCATCGGCATCAACCGCTATGTCCCCGTACTCGACCCACCCCTGAATACGCCGCACCACAAGAAGTTTTTCGACGAGGCCGTGGCTGCCCTCAAGAAGATCGATCCGTCCGGGCCGCTGCCCGATCGGTACGTGCAGTCGAATTTCGAGGCCATCAATTTCCTCAAGCTGGGCATCCAGAAGTCGGGCTTCCGCGGTCGCCAGGACACGATGAAGCTGATCGAGGCTCTCGAGGGCATGGAGGCCAAAGAGAGCGACGACTTCCCCCAGGGCGACAAGACCCTCCGCAAAGAGGATCACCAGGCCTTCATCCGGGAGTTCATCTTCACGATCCAGAACGGCAAGCACAAGATCGTGCAAGTCATCCCCAAGGAAAAGACGCTTTTCCCGCCGGCGTGCAAGTTCGCCTAG
- a CDS encoding dihydrodipicolinate synthase family protein, producing the protein MSEPLRFSGIMPANILPFRADLSIDEAAYRTHVRWLADTPGVTGIVANGHAAEVSSLSREERKRALAIALDEVGDGCPIVAGVYSDGTQEAVALARDAKALGAAGVLVFPPTLFMWGAQLKPDMVVRHFTEIADKADLPIVVFEYPPGSGIGYAPETLARLARIPQVAAVKDWSNDIVAFEANLRALRATGRPVAMLSSFTMSLMSTFLLGADGAISGMGSVTADLQAELFAACQKGDLDSARRLNDRLDPLVRVFYAPPFVDMHNRMKEALVLLGRIPAAHVRPPLTPVGQAEREAIARALGAAGLLAG; encoded by the coding sequence ATGAGCGAGCCACTGCGGTTTTCGGGCATCATGCCGGCGAACATCCTCCCCTTCCGGGCCGACCTCTCCATCGATGAGGCTGCCTACCGTACCCATGTCCGCTGGCTGGCCGACACGCCGGGGGTGACGGGCATCGTCGCCAATGGCCACGCTGCGGAGGTCTCCTCGCTGTCCCGCGAGGAGCGCAAGCGCGCGCTGGCGATCGCGCTCGACGAGGTCGGGGACGGCTGTCCGATCGTCGCCGGCGTCTACTCCGACGGAACTCAGGAGGCGGTCGCGCTGGCCCGCGACGCCAAGGCCCTGGGGGCGGCCGGCGTGCTGGTCTTCCCGCCGACACTCTTCATGTGGGGCGCCCAGCTGAAGCCCGACATGGTGGTGCGCCACTTCACGGAGATCGCCGACAAGGCCGACCTGCCCATCGTGGTGTTCGAGTACCCGCCGGGCTCGGGCATCGGCTACGCGCCCGAGACGCTGGCCCGGCTGGCCCGGATTCCCCAGGTGGCCGCGGTAAAGGACTGGTCGAACGACATTGTCGCGTTCGAAGCCAACCTTCGCGCGCTCCGCGCCACGGGACGCCCGGTGGCCATGCTGTCGTCCTTCACGATGTCGCTGATGTCGACCTTCCTGCTGGGCGCCGACGGGGCCATCTCCGGCATGGGAAGTGTCACGGCGGACCTGCAAGCCGAGCTGTTCGCCGCCTGCCAGAAGGGCGATCTGGACAGCGCCCGCCGTCTCAACGACCGGCTGGACCCCCTGGTGCGGGTCTTCTACGCGCCGCCGTTCGTGGACATGCACAACCGCATGAAGGAAGCACTCGTGCTGCTCGGCCGTATCCCGGCGGCGCACGTGCGGCCCCCGCTGACGCCGGTGGGACAGGCGGAGCGCGAAGCCATCGCGCGCGCCCTGGGCGCGGCCGGGCTCCTGGCTGGATGA
- a CDS encoding TIGR03619 family F420-dependent LLM class oxidoreductase, producing MHWGLALKNFVGPAETPDIDTLLAYAERAEALGFESVWAWDHVILGVEPAFPILDAIGTLTAIAARTRRIKLGTGILVLPLRNPTIAAKALGTLDVVSKGRLILGVAAGWYAREFDAVGVPFNQRGRLFERNLAILTRLWSEDRVSLKVDEINLREAVMRPRPVQRPRPPILIGGYVDAVLRRVATTADGWLTYFYTPDSYRRAWAKIVAYAREAGRDPATLNGTNQLAIYVGRSRAETETPMRQWLQTEWDVAAWSESTIEHAIRGSVDECIDQLRAHVASGVDRIILIPYRYQPDQVELIAREIIPALGGPQESR from the coding sequence GTGCACTGGGGGCTCGCGCTCAAGAACTTCGTCGGACCCGCCGAAACGCCGGACATCGATACGCTCCTGGCCTACGCCGAGCGGGCCGAAGCACTGGGCTTCGAGTCGGTGTGGGCGTGGGACCACGTGATCCTCGGAGTGGAGCCGGCCTTCCCCATCCTGGACGCGATCGGAACGCTCACCGCCATCGCCGCCCGCACGCGGCGGATCAAGCTCGGCACCGGCATTCTCGTCCTGCCACTCCGCAATCCGACGATCGCGGCAAAGGCCCTGGGCACCCTCGACGTCGTCTCGAAAGGACGCCTGATCCTCGGGGTGGCCGCGGGCTGGTATGCCCGCGAATTCGATGCCGTCGGCGTGCCGTTCAACCAGCGCGGTCGATTGTTCGAGCGCAACCTGGCGATCCTCACCCGGCTCTGGAGCGAGGACCGGGTCAGCCTCAAGGTCGACGAGATCAACCTGCGGGAGGCGGTCATGCGGCCCCGACCGGTGCAGCGGCCGCGCCCGCCGATCTTGATCGGCGGCTACGTGGACGCCGTCCTCCGGCGCGTGGCCACTACCGCCGACGGATGGCTGACCTACTTCTACACGCCGGACAGCTATCGGCGGGCCTGGGCCAAGATCGTCGCCTACGCGCGTGAGGCCGGCCGCGACCCGGCGACGCTCAACGGCACGAATCAGCTCGCCATCTACGTCGGCCGCTCCCGGGCCGAGACCGAGACGCCGATGCGCCAGTGGCTGCAGACCGAGTGGGACGTCGCGGCCTGGAGCGAGTCCACCATCGAGCACGCCATCCGGGGCAGCGTCGACGAGTGCATCGACCAGCTGCGGGCCCACGTGGCCTCGGGCGTGGATCGCATCATCTTGATCCCCTACCGGTACCAGCCCGACCAGGTGGAGCTGATCGCCAGGGAGATCATCCCCGCCCTCGGCGGTCCGCAGGAGTCCCGATAA
- a CDS encoding CoA-transferase → MTAPCTPSELLAVVAARELKDDSTVFAGVGVPLLAAALAQQRHAPRLTIVIEGGIIGPQIKPGRLPISTNEMRAAHRAQMLPAITDIFLFAQRGFLDVGFMGGAQVDAHGNVNTSVLGDYARPRVRLPGSGGANDIASLCREVIIVTPHERRRFVERVDFVTSPGWLTGGHSRREAGLLFGGVRRVVTTLGLFGFDPESHRMRLEALHHAVSPEQVRDNTGFDVLMPADVATTEPPEREELELLRQLDPDRRFLG, encoded by the coding sequence ATGACAGCACCCTGCACGCCGAGCGAGTTGTTGGCGGTCGTCGCCGCGCGCGAGCTGAAGGACGATTCGACGGTGTTCGCCGGGGTCGGCGTTCCGCTGCTGGCGGCAGCGCTGGCCCAGCAGCGCCACGCGCCGCGCCTGACCATCGTGATCGAGGGCGGGATCATCGGCCCCCAAATCAAGCCCGGACGGTTGCCGATCTCGACGAACGAGATGCGGGCGGCCCACCGGGCCCAGATGCTCCCGGCCATCACCGACATCTTTCTCTTCGCCCAGCGCGGCTTCCTCGACGTCGGCTTCATGGGCGGGGCCCAGGTCGACGCGCACGGTAATGTCAACACCAGTGTGCTGGGGGACTACGCGAGACCCAGGGTCCGGTTACCGGGTAGCGGCGGCGCCAACGACATCGCGTCGCTCTGCCGTGAGGTCATCATCGTCACGCCCCACGAGCGCCGGCGTTTCGTCGAGCGGGTCGACTTCGTAACCAGTCCGGGCTGGCTTACAGGCGGCCATAGCCGGCGGGAGGCCGGGCTCCTGTTCGGTGGCGTGAGGCGCGTGGTCACCACCCTGGGCCTGTTCGGATTCGACCCCGAGTCCCACCGAATGCGATTGGAAGCCCTCCATCACGCAGTGAGCCCCGAGCAGGTCCGCGACAACACCGGCTTCGACGTGCTGATGCCGGCCGACGTCGCCACCACGGAGCCGCCCGAGCGCGAGGAGCTCGAACTGCTGCGCCAGCTCGACCCGGATCGACGCTTCCTCGGGTAG